TTCTCGTTCTCCAAGTCGTGCATCATCGGGACGATGCCCTTGGCCGTCAAGTCGGCGATCTCCTGGGGCCGCTTTTCCCAGTCCTTGATGTAATCATTCGGCAGCATCCGCAGTGGCCGTCCGCTGACAACAAGGGTCCGGTGCGTCTCGCCGTACCGGGCCCTGACCACAGCCTCCTTGTGCATCCGGCTAGCACCACTCTCCTCGGACGCCACGAACCGTGTACCTACCCAAACCCCGGACGCACCCAGCATCAGCGATGCCGCCAGGCTGCGACCGTCGTTAATTCCGCCCGCCGCGACCACCAACGCCGGCTGACCCGTCATCGGGCTCTTATACCGCTTCGCGACGTCCACGACGGCCGGCACGAGGACAGAGAAGGGGATGTCGCCCGTATGCCCGCCACCCTCCCCACCCTGCGCACAGACAATGTCCACCCCGCGCTGCAGCGCCTTCTCCGCGTGCCTCGGCGCCCCGACCATATTCATGACCAGGATACCGGCGTCATGGAGCCGCTTGATGGTGCGTTCGGGCGGCACCCCCACGGCAGACACGAAGAGCTTCGCGCCGTGCGAGATGACAACCTCGATGAGCTCGTCGAGCTGACCGTGTGTGTAGTCGTGGTTCGTGGCGCGGGCACCGCCGCCGACCTGCGGCAGGGCCAGGTCCACGCCGAAGGGAAGAGATTTGTCGCGGAGCAGAGATTTGAGTTCCGTGAGCATCTCCGACAGCTGTTGTGGGGTGTA
The Aspergillus fumigatus Af293 chromosome 4, whole genome shotgun sequence DNA segment above includes these coding regions:
- a CDS encoding NAD(P)H-dependent flavin oxidoreductase produces the protein MSVHTPLCSLLNIQHPVLLAGMARASGAPLAAAVSNAGGLGTIGGLGYTPQQLSEMLTELKSLLRDKSLPFGVDLALPQVGGGARATNHDYTHGQLDELIEVVISHGAKLFVSAVGVPPERTIKRLHDAGILVMNMVGAPRHAEKALQRGVDIVCAQGGEGGGHTGDIPFSVLVPAVVDVAKRYKSPMTGQPALVVAAGGINDGRSLAASLMLGASGVWVGTRFVASEESGASRMHKEAVVRARYGETHRTLVVSGRPLRMLPNDYIKDWEKRPQEIADLTAKGIVPMMHDLENEKEVDMPFLMGDVSASITEIKPAGDIVREMVKVASEMLKKGASYTIGSSSKL